The following coding sequences are from one Arthrobacter crystallopoietes window:
- a CDS encoding M4 family metallopeptidase — MFCSIVPPYLLRRLARLDDRSLLPVAEAAQRALARDAAMRRNRNVKRAQMPALPTLLPSQRIRATGLNPTRQINDAQNMERLPGIRVRSEGDGPVEDVAVNEAYDGLGSTFELFADAYQRNALDGRGGILRATVHYGEDYDNAFWNGTRMVFGDGDGRVFQRFTKSLSVIGHELTHGITQHTTNLVYQGQPGALNESISDVFAALVEQYKLRHSADHASWLIGEGLFTDQVSGDGLRSLKAPGTAYDDDVLGKDPQPATMADYIDTTDDNGGVHLNSGIPNHAFYRLASILGGNAWERAGLIWYDTITGTEVVADTDFAGFAAATESAAESRYGKDSEELKAVTAAWTEVGVLE, encoded by the coding sequence ATGTTCTGCTCTATTGTTCCGCCGTACCTGCTCCGACGGCTCGCCCGGTTGGATGACCGGTCCCTGCTGCCTGTGGCGGAAGCTGCCCAGCGTGCCCTGGCCCGGGATGCTGCCATGCGCCGGAACCGCAACGTCAAACGTGCGCAGATGCCGGCCCTGCCCACCCTCCTGCCGTCGCAGCGAATCCGGGCCACAGGACTGAATCCCACCCGGCAGATCAATGACGCCCAGAACATGGAGCGGCTGCCCGGCATCCGCGTGCGCAGCGAGGGCGACGGCCCGGTGGAAGACGTCGCGGTCAACGAAGCCTACGACGGGTTGGGGTCCACCTTCGAGCTTTTCGCTGACGCGTACCAACGCAATGCGCTGGATGGCCGGGGCGGAATCCTTCGCGCCACCGTCCATTATGGCGAGGACTATGACAACGCGTTCTGGAACGGCACGCGGATGGTTTTCGGCGACGGCGACGGGCGGGTCTTCCAGCGCTTCACCAAATCGCTGTCCGTCATCGGGCATGAACTGACCCACGGCATCACGCAACACACCACCAACCTGGTCTACCAGGGCCAGCCCGGCGCGTTGAACGAGTCGATTTCGGACGTCTTCGCCGCCTTGGTGGAACAGTACAAACTGAGGCACAGTGCAGACCACGCGAGCTGGCTGATCGGCGAAGGCCTGTTCACCGACCAGGTCAGCGGCGACGGCCTGCGCTCGCTGAAGGCACCGGGCACTGCGTACGACGACGACGTGCTCGGCAAGGATCCGCAGCCTGCCACGATGGCGGACTACATCGACACCACGGACGACAACGGGGGAGTGCACCTGAACTCCGGCATCCCCAACCATGCCTTCTACCGGCTGGCCTCGATCCTGGGCGGCAACGCCTGGGAACGCGCCGGCCTGATTTGGTACGACACAATCACCGGTACGGAAGTCGTGGCGGATACGGACTTTGCAGGTTTCGCGGCAGCTACTGAAAGTGCGGCGGAAAGCCGCTACGGTAAGGATTCAGAGGAACTCAAGGCCGTAACGGCGGCCTGGACTGAGGTGGGCGTCTTGGAATGA
- a CDS encoding transporter substrate-binding domain-containing protein has translation MKSSKIAVTSFLALVALTGCTTVGTSGDGSSASASQSDEPSRLETVADSGVLKVCTTGDYRPFTYLDPGTGEYTGIDIDMVEDLAQRLEVDVEYVPTTWATLMPDFLGKCDIGVGGISISLERAAQAFYTEPTLDEGKTPITLCENVEKYDTVEEINQPGVRSITPIGGTNEKFADEHYPDGEVIRYEDNNTIFDEIIAGRADVMTTDASETMWVANEHPELCAVHPDEPFNFSQKAYLLPQDDVEFREYVDQWLNIAKNDGTYDAAKAPWFG, from the coding sequence ATGAAATCGAGCAAAATTGCCGTAACTTCTTTCCTGGCCCTGGTGGCCTTGACCGGTTGCACGACCGTAGGCACGTCCGGCGATGGCAGTTCCGCTTCGGCCTCGCAGTCCGACGAACCGTCACGTTTGGAGACTGTTGCAGACAGCGGCGTGCTCAAAGTGTGCACCACAGGAGACTATCGACCGTTCACGTATCTGGATCCAGGGACGGGGGAATACACCGGGATCGACATCGATATGGTTGAGGACTTGGCCCAGCGACTGGAAGTGGACGTTGAGTACGTCCCGACCACCTGGGCAACCTTGATGCCGGACTTTCTGGGCAAATGCGATATCGGCGTGGGCGGCATTTCCATCTCCTTGGAGCGGGCTGCCCAGGCGTTCTACACTGAGCCGACTCTGGACGAAGGCAAGACGCCGATCACGCTGTGCGAAAACGTTGAGAAGTACGACACTGTGGAGGAGATCAACCAGCCCGGTGTCCGTTCGATCACACCAATCGGCGGGACCAACGAGAAGTTCGCCGACGAACATTACCCCGATGGCGAGGTTATCCGTTACGAAGACAACAACACCATTTTTGATGAAATCATCGCTGGCCGCGCGGATGTCATGACGACGGACGCATCGGAAACAATGTGGGTGGCGAACGAACATCCGGAGCTCTGCGCCGTCCACCCTGACGAGCCATTCAACTTCTCGCAGAAGGCCTACTTACTTCCGCAGGACGACGTCGAATTTCGCGAATACGTGGACCAGTGGCTGAACATAGCCAAGAACGACGGCACCTATGACGCAGCCAAGGCCCCCTGGTTCGGCTAG
- a CDS encoding MFS transporter has protein sequence MPESAATRKRMPTWAIIAVLCLSGTTVSLQQTMVIPLLPEFAQLLDVSIDDVSWLVTATLLTSAVATPIVARLADMFGKRLMMLVCIILMTAGSVVAALGGDFATIIVGRALQGFSSALIPVGISIMRDELPREKVGSAIALMSATLGIGGALGLPLGGTLYQQAGWESVFWLSAVVGLAILAAVYLVVSESEVRTRGRFDFLGAIMLSIALTSLLLAISKGGSWGWGDELTIALFILTIVVLAVWIPYSLKVSQPLVDLRTSSRRPVLLTNIASVLVGFALFANMLLSTQQLQLPASVPHGFGLDPVTAGLAMVPSGLAMVAFSPVSGAMINRLGGKTTLIAGSAIMAVGYVGRVFVSDSVTAIIIGSTVVSVGSAVAYAAMPSLIMANVPITETASANGLNALLRAIGTSTSSAAVAAVLASVTVSVNGGELPALEAFQDVFWIAAVASLVACAVVWFVPRYEAVPAAEGVPVETAALAVTQAGNSAETVVHGRVLHTDDQPIPHAVVTVMKTSGEPVDWSRAANDGGFSLALPGPGEYLVVANADGWVPTSKVVRFTGTERDEQIRLTQRLTVTGWVLRGGAALPGALVALSAHTGEYIASTKTNDAGRYELRLPPTGRYVVTVVEPDTQYTQSRKLVMTAESSVVNFDLVGKARETTL, from the coding sequence ATGCCTGAGTCTGCCGCCACGCGCAAAAGAATGCCAACTTGGGCGATCATCGCCGTCCTGTGCCTGTCCGGAACAACAGTCTCGCTCCAACAGACAATGGTCATCCCGCTGCTGCCCGAGTTCGCGCAACTGCTCGACGTCTCCATCGACGATGTCTCCTGGCTGGTCACCGCCACGTTGCTGACCTCCGCCGTTGCGACACCGATCGTGGCCAGGCTGGCGGATATGTTCGGCAAGCGGCTGATGATGCTGGTCTGCATCATCCTGATGACAGCCGGTTCCGTGGTGGCCGCGCTCGGCGGCGACTTCGCCACTATAATTGTTGGCCGCGCCTTGCAGGGGTTCTCTTCGGCGTTGATCCCGGTAGGCATCAGCATCATGCGCGACGAACTCCCCCGGGAGAAGGTCGGCAGCGCGATTGCCCTGATGAGCGCCACGCTGGGCATCGGCGGCGCCCTCGGCCTGCCCTTGGGCGGAACCCTGTACCAGCAGGCCGGCTGGGAATCGGTGTTCTGGCTTTCCGCCGTCGTTGGTCTCGCGATTCTTGCCGCGGTCTACCTGGTGGTCTCGGAATCCGAGGTGCGGACCCGCGGCCGGTTCGATTTCCTCGGCGCCATCATGCTCTCCATCGCGCTGACCTCGCTCCTGCTGGCCATCTCCAAGGGTGGCAGCTGGGGCTGGGGCGACGAGCTGACCATAGCGCTGTTCATCCTGACGATCGTGGTCCTGGCAGTCTGGATTCCGTATTCGCTGAAGGTCAGCCAGCCCCTGGTCGACCTACGCACCTCGTCCCGGCGGCCGGTGCTGCTCACCAACATCGCCTCCGTCCTGGTAGGTTTTGCCCTGTTCGCCAACATGCTGCTGAGCACCCAGCAGCTGCAGCTGCCCGCTTCGGTGCCGCACGGGTTCGGGCTCGACCCCGTCACGGCCGGCTTGGCGATGGTTCCGTCCGGGCTGGCCATGGTTGCCTTCTCCCCCGTATCCGGCGCAATGATCAACCGCTTGGGCGGCAAGACCACGCTGATTGCCGGTTCGGCGATCATGGCCGTGGGGTACGTGGGCCGCGTGTTCGTCAGCGATTCGGTGACCGCGATCATTATTGGCTCCACCGTCGTCAGCGTCGGCTCCGCGGTGGCCTATGCCGCGATGCCGAGCCTGATCATGGCCAACGTGCCGATCACCGAGACGGCCTCCGCCAACGGCCTCAACGCGCTGCTGCGGGCCATCGGCACCTCGACTTCGAGCGCCGCCGTCGCAGCCGTCCTGGCGTCGGTAACGGTCAGCGTCAACGGCGGCGAGCTACCTGCCCTGGAGGCTTTCCAGGACGTGTTCTGGATTGCGGCCGTAGCCTCGCTCGTGGCCTGTGCCGTGGTGTGGTTCGTGCCCAGGTACGAGGCGGTGCCTGCGGCCGAAGGCGTTCCAGTCGAGACCGCTGCCCTCGCCGTTACCCAGGCCGGCAACAGCGCCGAAACCGTGGTGCACGGGCGCGTGCTGCACACCGACGACCAGCCCATTCCGCACGCCGTGGTCACGGTGATGAAGACCTCCGGCGAGCCTGTGGACTGGAGCAGGGCAGCGAACGACGGCGGGTTCTCCCTTGCGCTGCCAGGTCCTGGCGAGTATCTGGTCGTGGCCAATGCGGACGGCTGGGTCCCCACCTCCAAGGTGGTCAGGTTCACCGGTACCGAACGCGATGAGCAGATCCGGCTGACGCAGCGGCTGACCGTCACGGGCTGGGTGCTGCGGGGCGGGGCCGCGCTACCCGGCGCGCTCGTCGCGCTCAGCGCACACACGGGCGAGTACATCGCCTCCACCAAAACCAACGACGCCGGCCGCTACGAATTGCGGCTTCCCCCCACGGGCAGATATGTGGTCACCGTTGTCGAACCCGACACGCAGTACACGCAGTCCCGGAAGCTGGTGATGACGGCCGAGTCCTCCGTGGTGAATTTCGATCTTGTCGGCAAGGCCCGGGAAACCACGCTCTAG
- a CDS encoding GntR family transcriptional regulator, translating into MGSDIPATRRAAISRQLRDEILAGELPPGAPIKDAELAERLGVSITPVREAVTELMTEGLIESLPNKRRRVAVLDELHAVQLLDVLGVVLVAVFERSAAQLGQDDVEAMAAATERLDGALQAGDMLAAHTALRELIEIILDAADHDELRAVNEHVLARSLGRLFLYPREDLYSIWIDGWKEAVALLRRQEPDAAVQRLRQVFWIVTEELRAGHM; encoded by the coding sequence ATGGGCAGTGACATTCCCGCGACGCGACGGGCGGCAATCTCCCGGCAACTGCGAGACGAAATCCTGGCCGGTGAGCTTCCGCCGGGAGCGCCGATTAAGGACGCCGAGCTGGCCGAGCGGCTGGGGGTGAGTATTACACCGGTTCGGGAGGCGGTGACGGAGCTGATGACCGAGGGCCTGATCGAAAGTCTGCCGAACAAACGGCGCCGGGTGGCCGTGCTCGACGAGCTCCATGCGGTCCAGTTGCTGGATGTTCTCGGTGTTGTCCTGGTGGCGGTCTTCGAACGTTCGGCCGCCCAGCTAGGCCAAGATGATGTCGAGGCGATGGCGGCAGCCACCGAGCGGCTGGACGGCGCGCTCCAAGCAGGCGACATGCTGGCCGCCCACACCGCGCTGCGGGAGTTGATCGAAATCATCCTTGATGCGGCCGACCACGATGAGCTACGCGCCGTGAATGAGCATGTGCTGGCCCGTTCCCTGGGCCGCCTTTTCCTCTACCCCCGGGAGGACCTTTATTCCATCTGGATCGACGGGTGGAAGGAGGCAGTTGCGCTGCTGCGCCGGCAGGAACCGGACGCGGCCGTCCAGCGGCTGCGGCAGGTCTTCTGGATTGTGACGGAGGAGCTGCGGGCCGGGCACATGTAG
- a CDS encoding LacI family DNA-binding transcriptional regulator, with product MTQKKPTLVSLAESIGVSRQTVSNALNAPQRVKPATRERVLKAVRESGYRPSAAARQLRTRRSMDLGLRLTPATDGINGAVQDRFLHALTEAAQDAGYRLTLYSARDDEEEIRHIDELLHVADLDGFVLTGTHAGDPRTAWLQEHAVPFAAFGRPWSRTEDPFASAHPWVDIDGAAGTESATGFLLEQGHRRIGFLGWRPDEGLGDDRRSGWQRAMEAAGIGGSLDELSTATDDDVAAGAAAVEGLLARGVTALVCVSDSLALGAFAQLRAVLPAEREPAVVGFDDTPVAAAVGLSSVAPPVADAARRIIAVLSHMLAGRPAGEGPQQHQVLKPALVVRTPYALGRVVPRPGG from the coding sequence ATGACACAGAAGAAGCCCACTCTGGTCAGTCTTGCCGAGTCCATCGGGGTCTCCCGCCAGACAGTGTCCAACGCGCTCAACGCACCCCAGCGGGTGAAGCCGGCCACTCGTGAGCGCGTACTGAAGGCCGTCCGGGAGAGCGGATACCGTCCCAGTGCGGCTGCCCGCCAGCTGCGCACGCGCCGGTCGATGGATCTGGGCCTGCGGCTGACGCCCGCCACCGACGGCATCAACGGCGCGGTGCAGGACCGCTTTCTCCACGCACTGACGGAAGCCGCCCAAGACGCGGGCTACCGCCTGACCCTCTACAGTGCGCGTGATGACGAGGAAGAAATCCGCCACATCGACGAGCTGCTGCACGTGGCGGACCTGGATGGCTTTGTGCTGACCGGCACTCATGCCGGGGATCCGCGGACAGCTTGGTTGCAGGAGCATGCCGTTCCTTTCGCCGCCTTCGGCCGGCCGTGGAGCCGAACGGAGGATCCGTTTGCGTCGGCCCATCCGTGGGTTGATATCGACGGCGCTGCCGGCACCGAGAGTGCCACCGGGTTCCTGCTGGAGCAGGGCCACCGGCGGATCGGCTTCTTGGGCTGGCGGCCGGACGAAGGCTTGGGGGACGACCGGCGGTCCGGCTGGCAGCGGGCGATGGAAGCGGCCGGCATCGGCGGAAGCCTGGACGAGCTGAGCACGGCAACCGACGACGACGTAGCGGCTGGCGCCGCGGCGGTCGAGGGTCTGCTGGCGAGGGGAGTCACCGCGCTGGTCTGTGTCAGCGATTCGCTGGCTTTGGGTGCCTTCGCCCAGCTGCGGGCGGTGTTGCCGGCGGAGCGGGAACCCGCCGTCGTCGGTTTTGATGACACTCCGGTCGCGGCCGCCGTGGGCCTGAGCAGTGTGGCCCCGCCTGTTGCCGATGCGGCCCGGCGGATCATCGCCGTGCTCTCCCATATGCTGGCCGGCCGGCCGGCAGGCGAGGGGCCGCAGCAGCACCAGGTGCTCAAGCCGGCCCTGGTGGTGCGGACCCCCTATGCGCTCGGCAGAGTTGTGCCGCGGCCCGGCGGCTAG
- a CDS encoding glycogen debranching N-terminal domain-containing protein — protein sequence MAFQQPYLHDLTGVFTAPIQVWSDQHGQIRGEGAQGAYCGDDRVLARAVLTVNGHEPEWVSTQLKSTEHVDFIHFIRVPANVADPLVSIIRSRSVDTGRLAETLTFKSVLAEPVTLDVKMELVADALPMDQIKAGLALAAGSVAPEDRRWRWRGQDTSAELTAEGAELAFMGSQVVLSWRIALQPGDAVELGWSLAVSDKGAPMIAAGGQPLRTPSVAGDPRLMRLMTRSISDLNSLRIADRQRPEHAFLAAGAPWHLTMFGRDALMAARMLLPIDAATAAGTLRALAGRQGTDVVPETGEEPGKILREVRRSTFVMGPGGTVISVPPVHYGNIDATPLWIILLHDAWHSGMPEAEVRALLPNLEDALGWMQHYGDSDGDGFLEYGGAFDSKLVDQGWKDTAGSIRWHDGTPAAGPVALAEVQGYAHEAATVGAEMLDHFGRPGSGEWRAFAADLADRFREKFWCTDDAGPYPAIALDADKKPVDSIASNMGHLLGTGLLNAQEKDAVVTRLMDPSMFSGYGIRTLSTTNGGYWPTRYHAGSVWSHDSAWILLGMLKDGFEDEAAKLAGGMLDAAEGFEWRLPELFSGDPADRRWPPVPYPAACRPQAWAAASAVPIAQALRGFNVLG from the coding sequence ATGGCTTTCCAGCAGCCCTATCTGCACGATCTCACCGGCGTATTCACCGCGCCTATCCAGGTCTGGAGCGACCAGCACGGCCAGATCCGCGGCGAGGGTGCCCAAGGTGCCTACTGCGGGGATGACAGGGTTCTGGCGCGGGCCGTCCTCACTGTCAACGGCCACGAACCGGAATGGGTCTCCACCCAGCTGAAGTCCACCGAGCATGTGGACTTCATCCATTTCATCCGTGTTCCCGCCAACGTCGCTGACCCCCTGGTCTCCATCATCCGGAGCCGCTCGGTTGATACCGGCCGGCTCGCCGAGACCCTGACGTTCAAGTCCGTACTGGCCGAACCGGTGACGCTGGACGTGAAGATGGAACTGGTCGCCGACGCCCTGCCGATGGACCAGATCAAAGCAGGCCTGGCCCTGGCCGCAGGTTCCGTGGCGCCGGAAGACCGCCGCTGGCGCTGGCGGGGCCAGGACACCAGCGCGGAGCTGACCGCGGAGGGGGCCGAGCTGGCCTTCATGGGCAGCCAAGTTGTGCTCAGCTGGCGTATCGCGCTCCAGCCGGGAGACGCCGTCGAGCTTGGCTGGTCGCTGGCCGTGTCCGACAAGGGCGCGCCGATGATTGCCGCCGGCGGACAGCCGCTGCGCACTCCCTCGGTGGCAGGAGACCCGCGCCTCATGCGGCTGATGACGCGGTCGATCAGCGACCTCAACAGCCTGCGGATCGCGGACCGGCAGCGTCCGGAACACGCGTTCCTGGCCGCGGGCGCGCCGTGGCACCTGACCATGTTCGGCCGGGACGCCCTGATGGCCGCCCGCATGCTGTTGCCGATCGATGCCGCCACCGCCGCGGGCACCCTGCGGGCTTTGGCCGGACGGCAGGGTACCGACGTGGTGCCGGAAACTGGCGAGGAACCCGGCAAGATCCTGCGCGAAGTCCGCCGCAGCACCTTCGTCATGGGTCCCGGCGGCACGGTTATCTCGGTGCCGCCGGTCCACTACGGCAACATCGATGCCACGCCGTTGTGGATCATCCTGCTCCATGACGCCTGGCACTCGGGGATGCCGGAGGCCGAGGTCAGGGCGTTGCTGCCGAACCTCGAGGACGCCCTCGGCTGGATGCAGCACTACGGCGATTCCGACGGCGATGGTTTCCTCGAGTACGGCGGCGCTTTCGACAGCAAACTGGTTGACCAGGGCTGGAAAGACACCGCTGGTTCGATCCGCTGGCATGACGGCACACCGGCGGCAGGCCCGGTTGCGCTGGCAGAGGTGCAGGGTTATGCGCATGAAGCCGCTACGGTCGGGGCCGAAATGCTGGACCACTTCGGCCGGCCGGGCTCGGGCGAATGGCGGGCCTTTGCCGCCGATCTCGCGGACCGCTTCCGGGAGAAGTTCTGGTGCACCGACGATGCCGGCCCCTATCCCGCGATCGCCCTGGACGCGGACAAGAAACCGGTGGATTCCATCGCTTCCAACATGGGGCACCTGCTCGGCACCGGCCTGCTGAACGCGCAGGAAAAGGACGCCGTCGTGACGCGGTTGATGGATCCCTCGATGTTCTCCGGCTACGGCATCCGGACCCTCTCCACCACCAATGGCGGCTACTGGCCCACCCGGTACCACGCCGGCTCCGTATGGAGCCACGACAGCGCCTGGATTCTGCTGGGCATGCTCAAAGACGGCTTCGAAGACGAGGCGGCAAAACTCGCCGGCGGCATGCTGGACGCGGCCGAGGGTTTTGAGTGGCGGCTGCCGGAACTGTTTTCCGGTGATCCTGCCGACCGGAGGTGGCCGCCGGTGCCGTACCCGGCGGCGTGCCGTCCGCAGGCCTGGGCAGCTGCATCAGCAGTGCCGATCGCGCAGGCACTTCGCGGCTTCAACGTCCTCGGCTAG
- a CDS encoding Vms1/Ankzf1 family peptidyl-tRNA hydrolase — MAEQLNTYAELFKKSGPWTTVYVDASTGTVDTLRAGDVLPDRVREVLSGQGISKQDLKAVEEAISPATGVPSPVSRFVLVRDGNIEVNEILPGPLAGPEKISVDSVPDLVPLMKQRGDDFPYVVAEVGRDGGEIRLQYARRNGVAEEHAVEGSKENLKKVPTGGWEQGRRQHRTEEIWRKNADEIAGAIDRVVSTCRPRLLVVAGDIRARELVVNQLSEASRSIEATVESHTRTGGADQKVFQEEVSRLVAEVWAQQQQEILSRLEMQQGQDNPESTTGYGNVVTALQQAQVERLILEEAALGDHEALALDKEPWIATEKANALDGRVLGTISAPAAMVRAAALTDAKVSLVPSGVLSEGTKVAALLRWPTGPSAS; from the coding sequence ATGGCCGAGCAGCTCAATACGTACGCGGAACTGTTCAAGAAGAGCGGACCGTGGACCACCGTTTACGTCGACGCCAGTACCGGCACCGTCGATACTCTGCGGGCCGGGGACGTCCTGCCGGACCGGGTCCGCGAAGTGCTCTCGGGCCAAGGCATTTCCAAGCAGGACCTGAAGGCCGTCGAGGAGGCGATATCCCCGGCAACGGGCGTGCCCTCCCCGGTCAGCCGCTTTGTGCTGGTCCGCGACGGCAATATTGAAGTCAATGAAATCCTGCCCGGGCCGCTGGCCGGACCGGAGAAGATCTCCGTGGACAGCGTGCCGGATTTGGTCCCGCTGATGAAGCAGCGCGGGGATGATTTTCCCTATGTAGTGGCCGAAGTGGGACGCGATGGCGGCGAGATCAGGCTGCAGTATGCCCGCCGCAACGGGGTGGCCGAGGAACATGCCGTTGAAGGCTCGAAGGAAAACCTGAAGAAGGTTCCCACCGGCGGGTGGGAGCAAGGCAGGCGTCAGCACCGGACGGAAGAGATCTGGCGCAAGAACGCCGACGAGATCGCCGGTGCCATTGACCGCGTTGTCAGTACCTGCCGGCCCCGGCTGCTTGTGGTCGCCGGCGACATCCGGGCTCGCGAACTTGTGGTCAACCAGCTCTCCGAAGCGAGCCGGTCCATCGAAGCAACGGTGGAATCGCATACCCGCACCGGCGGCGCAGACCAGAAGGTCTTCCAGGAGGAAGTCTCGCGCCTGGTGGCAGAGGTCTGGGCGCAACAGCAGCAGGAGATCCTGAGCCGGCTGGAAATGCAGCAGGGCCAGGACAACCCGGAGTCCACCACCGGCTACGGCAATGTGGTGACGGCACTGCAACAGGCGCAGGTGGAACGGCTGATCCTCGAGGAGGCCGCACTCGGAGACCATGAAGCGTTGGCGCTGGACAAGGAACCCTGGATCGCCACGGAGAAGGCCAATGCGCTGGACGGCCGGGTGCTCGGAACTATTTCGGCGCCGGCAGCCATGGTGCGGGCCGCGGCCCTGACGGACGCGAAGGTTTCCCTCGTGCCCTCGGGCGTACTGTCGGAAGGAACCAAGGTGGCCGCGCTGCTGCGCTGGCCTACCGGTCCCAGCGCATCCTGA
- a CDS encoding LLM class flavin-dependent oxidoreductase — protein sequence MTDAFDLRSDVPLSVLDLAPVSQGQSVAEAIEASARLAEVADAAGYRRYWFAEHHNNEGVVSNATALLISLAASRTSRIRVGSGGVMLPNHAPLVVAEQFGTLARMYPDRIDLGLGRAPGTDPRTAAMLRRGDSSGQAFAGEIADLQAFFGSQEGLAVRALTARDAQVPMCVLGSSTSGAAVAGQLGLPFAAASHFAPESLHEAIAVYKQYFDPDAATAQLDQPYVIAGVNVLVADSAEEAAFQFSSHQQVVRDIITGGRRPVQPPKADAMADWDPREAAMVQARLSAGAVGTAETVSAGLRELVEATGVSELMVVTYAYDRQVRENSYRLLAEAWGIA from the coding sequence GTGACTGACGCCTTTGACCTCCGTTCCGATGTCCCTCTCTCCGTGCTGGATCTGGCCCCGGTTTCCCAAGGCCAGAGCGTGGCGGAGGCCATCGAGGCCAGCGCCCGGCTGGCCGAGGTGGCCGACGCCGCCGGCTACCGCCGCTACTGGTTTGCCGAACACCACAACAACGAAGGCGTAGTCAGCAACGCCACCGCCCTGCTGATCAGTCTCGCCGCCTCCCGCACGTCCCGCATCCGGGTCGGCTCCGGGGGCGTCATGCTGCCCAACCATGCGCCGCTCGTTGTCGCCGAACAGTTCGGCACCCTGGCGAGGATGTATCCGGACCGGATCGACCTGGGACTGGGCAGGGCGCCGGGGACCGATCCGCGCACCGCCGCCATGCTGCGTCGCGGCGATTCCTCCGGCCAGGCCTTCGCCGGCGAAATCGCGGATCTGCAGGCCTTCTTTGGCTCGCAGGAGGGCCTGGCCGTGCGCGCCCTCACCGCCCGGGATGCCCAGGTGCCCATGTGCGTGCTGGGCTCCTCAACCTCCGGGGCGGCCGTCGCCGGTCAGCTGGGACTGCCCTTTGCCGCGGCTTCCCACTTCGCGCCGGAGTCGCTGCATGAGGCCATCGCCGTCTACAAGCAGTACTTTGATCCGGACGCCGCAACAGCCCAGCTCGACCAGCCGTACGTGATCGCCGGCGTGAACGTGCTGGTCGCGGACTCCGCCGAGGAAGCCGCGTTCCAGTTCTCCTCGCACCAGCAGGTGGTCCGGGACATCATCACCGGCGGACGCCGTCCGGTCCAGCCGCCGAAGGCGGACGCCATGGCGGACTGGGACCCGCGTGAGGCCGCAATGGTGCAGGCGCGGCTCTCCGCCGGTGCGGTCGGAACCGCGGAAACGGTCAGCGCCGGGCTCCGCGAACTGGTCGAGGCCACCGGCGTTAGTGAGCTGATGGTCGTCACCTACGCCTACGACCGGCAGGTACGCGAAAACTCCTACCGGCTACTGGCGGAGGCATGGGGCATCGCCTAA
- a CDS encoding TerC family protein translates to MTVSPLIWGITIVVILALLAFDYFFHIRKAHVPQLKEAAIWSAIYVGIAIIFGILVLIYGGTAMGSEYFAGYITEKALSVDNLFVFLIIIASFRVPREDQQKVLLFGIVFSLIARTGFIFLGAALINSFAWVFYAFGLILLITAGNLIKPDHGGGQADNFMIRLARKFFHTSEDYDGDKLFTVENGKKVLTPMLLVMVAIGGTDILFALDSIPAIFGLTQNVYIVFTATAFSLMGLRQLYFLIDGLLDRLIYLSYGLAAILAFIGVKLILHALHENNLPFVNGGQPVPVVEISTSLSLTVIIGVLVVTIVASLLSKAGKAQTAINNARRHAVNYLDLSYTADPAERERIYNALREEERQIEHMEPKYRNKAKDVDRIRAQVAEAHKQHKEYLAR, encoded by the coding sequence TTGACTGTTTCCCCCCTGATCTGGGGCATCACGATAGTGGTCATCCTGGCCCTGCTGGCCTTTGACTACTTCTTCCACATCCGTAAGGCGCATGTTCCCCAGTTGAAGGAAGCGGCCATTTGGTCCGCCATCTACGTGGGCATCGCCATCATCTTCGGCATTCTCGTCCTGATCTACGGCGGCACCGCGATGGGCTCGGAGTATTTCGCCGGGTACATCACGGAGAAGGCGCTCTCGGTGGACAACCTGTTTGTCTTCCTGATCATCATCGCCAGCTTCCGGGTTCCGCGCGAGGACCAGCAGAAGGTGCTGCTGTTCGGCATCGTGTTCTCGCTGATCGCCCGCACCGGCTTCATCTTCCTCGGCGCCGCGCTGATCAATTCCTTTGCCTGGGTCTTCTACGCCTTCGGCCTCATCCTGCTGATCACCGCCGGCAACCTGATCAAGCCTGACCACGGCGGCGGCCAAGCCGACAACTTCATGATCCGGCTGGCCCGCAAGTTCTTCCACACTTCCGAGGATTACGACGGCGACAAGCTGTTCACCGTGGAGAACGGCAAGAAGGTCCTGACCCCCATGCTGCTGGTCATGGTGGCCATCGGCGGTACGGACATCCTCTTCGCGCTGGACTCGATTCCGGCCATCTTCGGCCTGACGCAGAACGTCTACATTGTCTTCACCGCCACGGCGTTCTCGCTGATGGGCCTGCGCCAGCTGTACTTCTTGATCGACGGACTGCTGGACCGGCTGATCTACCTGTCCTACGGCCTGGCCGCGATCCTCGCCTTCATCGGGGTCAAGCTCATCCTGCACGCCCTGCACGAAAACAACCTGCCGTTCGTCAACGGCGGCCAGCCCGTTCCGGTGGTGGAGATTTCCACGAGTCTGTCCCTGACCGTCATCATCGGTGTGCTGGTCGTGACCATCGTGGCGTCGCTGCTGAGCAAGGCTGGCAAGGCCCAGACCGCCATCAACAACGCACGCCGGCATGCGGTCAACTACCTGGATCTCAGCTACACCGCGGACCCGGCGGAGCGCGAGCGCATCTACAACGCGCTGCGCGAGGAAGAGCGGCAGATCGAACACATGGAGCCGAAGTACCGCAACAAGGCCAAGGACGTGGACCGGATCCGCGCCCAGGTGGCCGAGGCGCACAAGCAGCACAAGGAGTACCTGGCCCGGTAA